Below is a window of Phocoena phocoena chromosome 12, mPhoPho1.1, whole genome shotgun sequence DNA.
GCAGTAAAAGAGTTGATTGAGGTGATTTATGTCAACGATTATTTCTTGAGAACTATGGGGACATTTGATTCAGTAGTtctgaatctgaattttaaaatgcacccGAGTTGGggacacttttcttttttaagctccCCAGTTGGTGCTGGTATGCAGTCATGTGTGGGAACCTCTTTGCTAAAGCACCTTCCAGCTCCGAGTTTATATTAATTCTGGGCCAGCAATGGTCCCATCTGCCTCTGGCTTCCATGGTACCTTGGCCACTGTGCCAGCACTTTCCACACCCTGCCCTATGTCACAGGTAAATGAACACCTTTCTGTTTGTCCCATCGAATTTTATGCTCGTTGAGGACAGAGACTTTTTTTCCCACAAAGAGTTTAGCACAGTGGCGTATACATAGTTGACGTTCCGTGTAAGTTTATTGATAAACATGATTATCATGACTATTATCAATAATTATCACAGAGCAGAGTGCATATATCACGTTATGCGTCATTGTGCTTCATATAATTCAGATCGCTTTATGAGATGTAGATACCAGTATATCCAGTATTACACtggggaaaccaaggcttggAGAAGCtatgtaacttgcccagggcTGTATAATCAGTAACATCATGGTCAGGATTCAGATTGAAGTGTGGTTCATTCCAGACTATGTGATTTCTCCTCTACTCAACTACTCCCATGAGGTATCTGAGACTGATACCAAATCTCTGCTTCTCTCTAGAGTCTGCCAGTATATAAAATCTCATCCCAAAGAAAATACAAGTGATGACATTCCAGTGATGATATTCTAAATATAGATTTGCTTAGAGTGAGGTCAGTGACAGCCTTGAAAACATTCGTAACTGGAACATATGCTTAGGAAAATTTCAAGTGTCCCCTGAAATATTCAGGAACCACAGACACTTTTTCTTTGAGACTTATCTCTCTATGGCATTTTAATTGAAAGAGTGTCCCCTAAAGTATTTAGGTACTTAACTAAAAATAGAGCATAATTCGTGTGGCATCTCAGATTAGGTGTCTTTTGTTGGTGAGGTTATGGTACTTGAACTAGGAACTAGAGTGTCAACTGCTAAGGGTGTCCTGAAACCTTTATTTGCTAAAACGCTGGCAGAAATGATAGgcctatttttcatatttacttttgaatatttgtaaaatacagtTGCATGTAGCCAACAAGGTCAATGCAAGCACCTCTTCTTTCAGGCTACTCGACATGCAGAAATGGTGGCCATTGACCAGGCCCTCGATTGGTGTCGTCGACATGGCAAGAGTCCTTCTGAGGTGTTTGAACACATGGTGCTGTACGTCACCGTGGAGCCGTGTATCATGTGCGCAGCCGCTCTCCGCCTGATGAGTATCCTTTGACTTCACGGGTTAATGTCTCGTACTCTTCCTGTGAACTCGAAAATGGCCACACATCATAGTAGAAACATAACCCATTTCTACAACATGAAAACAGAGACTTATGAAACAAATTATAGGAGGTGCACATTATAAAATACAGTATCCCTTGGTCAAAAAATTTTTAGGAAAgatttttgaataataaaattacCTCATTTTTAATATCAATAAACATATAACTATTAAGTAAGCTAGAGCAAGAAACACATGACAAACTGTTGGGTAAAGATAAACCATAAATTAGATTATAAAACAGTGTGCATAGGAAAAGATCTGAAGATTATGCATCTGTTTTGCCTTtagtgaagagattataggtgatttaaaatttttctttctctgttaatatgtttttattgtttatttttgccaggAATACCTATTACATAGAAGGcttgaaaaattttaagtcagaagtaaatacaaaggaaaaaacaaatcatTTATGATACTATAATtgtaaataaatgggaaattgATAAAGTTACAGCTCTTTGAATTCTGTCTTTCACAGAATAAGCGACACAAATACTGAATACAGCAAGTTAACCtctaaagatcttttaaaaaattatttgataattcAGCAACTCAATTTCATACTTGCgtatttttatgtacttattttgcTGTGTGTGAATCatttaatcactttaaaaataatagagagGGTTTTGAATATGAAAATATGTACAGTTTCCGCTTTATAAGCTCTCTGCCCATCCTGCCTTACAGAGTGGCTCTGCTTTAGTCTGGCTCGTACTAGGTCACAGGTTGTATCTGTTTGAGGAAAGAACAGggaaaaatctattatttttaagagGTGAAAATCCCTGGATTAAATTCCTGCCTCCTTTCTGGCTCCAATTCTCTAATGATTCCAAAAAATCATCTAGGAAAGATCAGAGAGAGCGCCGAGCTCTGAGCATTCAGCAGCTACACAGTCAGTTTTCATTCCGTTTGCAGTTGTGACACATTAGTTTCTATATTCTTTAAATCTCTTTCTTTTGTGTAACTGGATTGTGTAACTGGATTTTTAAGACGAAGCctaagtttaattattttttgataaGTGTGGCTGTTTTTTtgataattaatttattttttggctgcgttggatctttgctgctgcatgcaggctgtctctagttgtggccagtgggggctattcttcattgtggtgagcgggcttctccttgccgtggcttctcttgctgtggagcacaggcaataggcgcgtgggcttcagtagctgtggctcgtgggctctagagcattggctcagtagttgtggcgcacgggcttagttgctccgcggcatgtgggatcttcccggaccagggatcaaacccgtgtcccctgcattggcaggtggattcttaaccactgcaccagcagggaagtctcaGTTTAATTGTTTTTAAGAGCAGCATGGCCTTTCCTCTCCAGGCTAGCTGGTATAAACCCACCCTAGTTCTGTCACAGTAGGCACTTGAACTGCACACCCTTTGTAGGACCTTAATTCTTCCTTAGAAATCCCGCTGGTTGTCTATGGCTGTCAGAATGAACGATTTGGTGGTTGTGGCTCTGTTCTAGATATTGCCTCTGCTGATCTACCGAATACTGGGAGACCATTTCAGGTAACATGAACTGTTatacttttcccctttttctaatTACTGTGATCTCACGATGGGCTTGCAAATAGTTAGCCTGTGCTCAGTACACCAAGAAGCCACGCTAGAAACAGGTGGGCTCTTGGGACCTCTGGTCAAGGTCATTGATGCCTCAGTGTAAGACCATAGGTAATCGTTTCCAGGTGAGTGCTCAGCTCTCTTAATTAACAGAATTCCTCCAGAAGGAGAGTCCCCAGCCTTCTGAGTTTTCCTCTAACAGTCTTCACCCATGCCTCCAGCTATGTTTGAGGACCCTACCACTGTGGGCGTTCTCCATCCATGCGTACGCCTGGCTCCACGCTGTACCAAGTCTGTGTGAGGCTTGGTAACAGTAGATGCTATTTACAGTGAATGTACAATGATTTTGCACAAAGTCAGTCGTTTTGCTTGATTGCCCTGTACTATTTTTGGTGCCTAGCAATCGATacctgttttcattattttttttcctgcctttttaatGTTGAAATTTCCCCCAGGCCCAAGAATCCACTTAGAAATTCTACTTTCCCTTTAACCTTGCCACTTCTCCCAAAGTTTTTATGTTTAAGGCTATGAACAGTAGGAATTTATATTTCAGCATTTGGTCTGTAGACAAATAGCAGTTTCCATAAACtggtttgattgtttttttctccaGATGTAAGGTTAATCCTAAAAGtattatgctttaaaaagaaaaggacttaacAACTTGCTGGACATGGTGGGTAGTTAACAACAAAGACCTCAGATATTCTTGGGAGAATATTAAGTACCTATGAAGGGCTAAATTTGGCTGAATCCCACTGAGAACAAGATTTGGAAAacattctattttgagttttgcCAGCTGAACATTGGCTTTCTTAACAACTCCTGCACTTTTGAGAATAGATGACTTTTGACATCACATCAGAAAAGAAATTGTAATGGAATGATGGAGAGTAAGCAATACAGTTAGcttgatcattaaaaaaatatgcaaagtGATTTGCTTTTTCCAGTTGCTTCTATCAGTAGCTCAAATTTTGCTTACATAACTCTTCGCAAGTGAATTGCTGACTCTACTTCATTTGTGAGAAAGATCTAAAGAATTTCTCAAAGCTTCTGGGCAGAACAAAGATGAGCTATTGGATATCAGACATGGGGGAACATTTTTGACCAACATGCCGGTGACACTGAGTGCACACTATCCTCTCCTGCACGTCCCtgcacagaatccaacagtatcTGGTTGAACAAAAAAATAAGTTCACTTGCAGTGTGTGTACCTGGCCAGATTGGCTCCATCAAAATGAATGGCCATGGTTTGAAGCCACATCTCCAGATTTGATgccaaaatatgttttttttttttttacagtgttttgagATTCTAGAGAAACTATCGATACCCCAGGCTTCTGGATGCTgtgttttctacttttatttggTTGGCTTAGGGTGTGGGTAGGGGTGAGGTGGGAATTTGTGGAAGGTAGGGTGCTGTTTTTGTATTGCAGAATTATAGATTcttttaatactgtattataaacagCATTAAAGTTCATAGAGGAGACCTACAGAACTATTCTTTTCAAAGAAGATGGTGATTAATTTACTTTACCTGCCTtgtgtaaaaaattattttaattaagaatgTGTGCTTTCTGTTAAAGCCACAAATTCGTAGCTATACTAGATGCCCGAAACGATTACCTTGGTAGCTTAGAGGGATCCAGTTTCCTTCTCCACCTGTAACTCAGTGAGTCTGGTCCCTGagtgcacattagaatcacctggagagcttggaCCCAAGCCTGTGCTTggtccccaccccagacccactgaattgGAAGccgtggagggagggggagcatTGGTATTTTTTTAGTGAGCTCCCAAGTGATTCCACTGAGCAGCCAAGGTGGAAAACCAAGGTTCTAACTCTACCTGAGAGGAGAGTGCTTTGTGCAGGTGGGTGAGACAATGAGGAGAGGTGGGGGACCCGGGGGACAGGAACGCTGAACAGTGTAGGAAACGCCGTACTCACCAACATGGTTAGAAGATGAAGTACTGAGAAGCCAAGGGAGGAGAGGGTTCAAAAGAGAAGCACGTGTAGCCAGGAGTCTCCACGACTGCAGAGAGTTGAGGAGAGTGAAAAGACCAGTGTTTTGGTCAATAGGGGCCCTTGAGATATCTAAGAGGGCAATCCTGGGAGCACAAGCCAGTGAGGATGAGGTTGGGGAGGAATTGAGAGCTGCAAAAGTGACGGCCACGATTCGGGAACGTTCTCTGGGAGGAGCAGGGTATCAGCTTGCGTGGGGGACAGGGTAGAAGGAAGATTAtcggttgtttttttttttccagctttattgagatataattgacgtacaaCATTGTGAGATtataaggtgtacagtgtgatgatttgatgcatgtatacagcaaaatgtttataccacaataaggttagttcaTACATCCTTCACTTCACATAACtactattttgttgttgttattacgttatggtgagaacacttaagctCCCCTCTCATAGCGACTTTCAagcatacaatacagtattgttctctatagtcaccatgctggaacttattcttcttataactgacggtttgtaccctttgacaaaagtctccccatttcccccaccccctccgcccctgtcaaccaccattctactctctgtttctataaagAAAGTATTGTATATatggtcatatatatatatatatatatatatatatatgaatattattcagccataaaaaaagaaggaaattcttccATTTTCAACAGCATGGCTGGACCTCAACGGtgttatgctaagcaaaataagccagggaaagacaaatactgtatgatctcccttacatgtggaatccaaaGACATCGAACTTGTAGCAGGTGGCTTTGATGGGGAAGGTTTATGCAGGCTTTGTGGGCCCAGGCAGGAGCCAGCTGAAGCACAAGAGAAAGGGAGGCTCATCTTGAGCAGTGGACCACACTCGCCGGCCCAGTGCTGGCTCCATCCTCTCCTGGGCACTGCTTCCAGATGGAAGATTCCCTGGTATCTCCTCCATTCATTGCATCACTCGTGCACCTCCAAAGGGGGCAGCGTATCAAGTCCAAACGCCTTCAAAGCCCTATATATTTtgacttcatttttattgctttcatttctttccttgcaCTCCCTTAAtaatcaccccacccccatcagtTGGTTTTCTCACTCACGACCTAAGCCTATTCCTACTCTTTCCCTGAGATGATCTGCTcactctttttaaatattctctatCGTTAAGGCAAGTTTAAGTTTCATCCCCCTGCTGTTACCACAATTTCTATTCTTTCACATGTTGATCACTTCTCTGAAGGAATCTACCAAAGATAGAACAAACTGAACACTCAAAAAAACATCCTTTGTAGTAAGGATCGacagattttttctttaaagagcctgagggtaaatattttagcctttgtgAGCCACTTACATCTCTGTcacatattgtttattttttaatcctttaaaaatataaaaaccattcttagctgaCCACTTCTAGCTGTGGACTGCCAACCCTAGCTCTATAGAATCAAACACTTAATGGGCCACCAGTAAAGAAGAGCAGATAAAAATAGCTTAGTGCTTAGTGAGCACTTAATGATATGCCAGGTATTTAACAGGGGTTATATTAtctaatctcatttaatcctcacaaaatcctTTTGGGTTAATTGCCATAATTCCCTGTATTTTACATATGAGGGAACCGAAGCATAGAAAGTTTAAGTATCctacccaagatcacatagctagtgaTTTGTATTATGATCACACAGTAGTTGATTGAGACATAGTAATTAGTTGATCGAGAGAGATGTTTGAGACCATATGTctggttttttgggggggaaatatGCTTCCTTACCCATGTTACTAATATCCACAAGGCGTGTTAACACTGGAAATGTGTTtacataattatgtatatattgcaGTTTTTGTGGGATACAATACACATTTTCCTAGGCCTACATTCATTCTCAGCTTTCTCGTTTCATCAGTGCATCCCTGGATATCGGGCTGAGGAAGCAGTGGAGATGTTAAAGAccttctacaaacaagaaaatcCAAATGGTCAGTTTTCCGCTACTGTATGTGTGTACTTCACTTAAATCAGTACGAAGAGAGTCTGCACGGGCCTacctcttcattttctccttttcttttctattcttttcacaGCACCAAAATCAAAGGTTCGGAAAAAGGAATGTCAGAAATCCTGAACTTGTTCTAATGAAAGACTCATGTTCCTGGACGACATTCTTGGACAGAAAGCTGTTGACATTGTTGAATCGTATGTTTATATATTGTCCTTAATCCATGGGAAAATGGTTTTTCATCATTTGCTCTGTTAAGGGAACAAATTAGCACTTTTAAAAAGTCTGACAACTGCAAACAACTCCTAGATTTTCCACAAGCTGGAAGAACATTTTTAAGAAGGGGAAAAATTAAAGATTGACGTTTTAGAAATTAGTAAGCAGTGCCTGCTCTTCCTGCCAAAATCGTTATGCTCGGTCCAGGGAAGTGCTGACTTTCAGAGGATGTGTATATCGGGCCTCAGTTACCTGGTGTGTCTGCATGGAACGCATTGCCCTATGGACACCTGGTCTAGGTCTGGCCTTTCAGACTCGGACCCTTCATTCTTGGCAGCCACTATGTTCTCCCAGGGTGTGGGGGGCAGGATATGACTTCCTTGGAAATTGTATATGAATCATATACATATAGACCGTGATTCTGTGGTCCTTAGAGCAGACTTTTGCTTttataaagcatttagagaaaatACATACTGTTAAAACAAGTGCTtaagtatcatttaaaaattacagcaTACTGCTATTGTAAAATCTTATTTATGCCTTCTTTGAAGATGAATAGTCTTAACAgtaaaagaaatgcagaaatgGACAGCTCCTTCTTTGTTTATTGAACAGCTaaactgtgccaggctctgttcgtTCGCTGaagcagtgagcaaaacaaagaatcctgccctcatggagctcatatTCTAGCAGGAGGAGACAGATAATGAGCATAACACATTACACAGTATGTTAGAGGGTGATAAAAATTAtggcaaaaagaaacagaacgGGGTAGAAGGGGTGGGCGTGCCATTTGGTGGTGGGAATGCTGGTTGCAGAATTATGGTTAGTTTCATCTGAAATCAAGCACAAtgatttctctttataaaaatccagatttag
It encodes the following:
- the ADAT2 gene encoding tRNA-specific adenosine deaminase 2, which encodes MEAKVGSTQITGGACSVLAEETEKWMEQAMQMAKEALENIEVPVGCLLVYNNEVVGKGRNEVNQTKNATRHAEMVAIDQALDWCRRHGKSPSEVFEHMVLYVTVEPCIMCAAALRLMKIPLVVYGCQNERFGGCGSVLDIASADLPNTGRPFQCIPGYRAEEAVEMLKTFYKQENPNAPKSKVRKKECQKS